A section of the Cryomorphaceae bacterium genome encodes:
- a CDS encoding response regulator, producing MKTVYNIGSARFFMFVLRGCFFLVLSSRVCAQPESDLAADCHRQIHEANALLANHPDSAFAIGNDVLAADCAAESIVRMNASALVAEAAQQLGKYDLSSEFFLRAIELARSENDPHKLASFYNGLASNFYYLGNLPKAANYLQQAADFKLQAGDLRYYAVVMGNLATIYHAQVEHDKAMIILRNAEQQLFKDSGDEVPFYTAGLYNAMGSIQQVGLSHLDSAAYYFEKALLSAQMHEDLPNEITARHNLGEVYTHLGKLQEARSLLEGALEMSEQASRPYITLNIYRSLAFLHEKMGNYQRAYDYKKQQLELREELYEDETRNKVEQLETQFRTALKDEQIERQQSEILQQQLEAEKFRSRWINLLLGLLVLLLITAMIALYYYQRKRSRERLEEAKARIYQHIVHDIRTPLSLITGPLNKIRHRFNAPEFEEDFILIERNARRLVNLVNELLEVSRLDSGRYRLAVQQGNPVEFIRGLAEAFRAEAEANGVSLQVNAPEVEANYRFPANALEHITANLVSNAIKFTPLGGEVRVTVSLNPQHDLMIEVSDNGPGIAEEWHERIFERFNRGEAGKDVPGTGVGLSVVRELSNLVDASVKLSSEPGKGTTFTVSLNLGKPVLLPEQMEDVEELPDERPLVLLVEDDPDMATFTAGLLRAEYRVLHVSNGVEGLATALREMPDVILTDVVMPGMDGIEMLRKLRANTLCEHIPVIVFSAKSSVQSRVEGLEAGAITYLAKPFHPDELMLQCRNLFAYLEQLKARFQESTGNEDITLEERLSAGNPYLKEVVEKLLARLDDSAFGVPELSDAMHLSRSQLHRKIKSLTGHSTGQFMRVVRLEKAHELLKTTHLNVTEVAYACGFGGQSQFTRSFTQHFGFAPSKLS from the coding sequence ATGAAAACGGTGTACAACATCGGGTCTGCCCGTTTTTTTATGTTCGTGCTGCGAGGTTGTTTTTTCCTCGTTTTGAGCAGTAGAGTATGCGCTCAGCCAGAAAGTGATTTGGCTGCTGATTGCCACCGGCAAATTCATGAAGCCAACGCGCTACTCGCCAATCACCCTGACTCTGCATTTGCCATTGGAAATGATGTGCTGGCTGCAGATTGCGCTGCGGAATCCATAGTGCGAATGAACGCCTCGGCTTTGGTTGCCGAAGCCGCGCAGCAACTCGGTAAGTATGACTTATCGTCTGAGTTTTTTCTCCGCGCCATTGAATTAGCCCGTTCTGAAAACGATCCCCACAAACTCGCGTCGTTTTACAATGGCCTGGCATCAAACTTCTACTATCTCGGCAACCTACCCAAGGCTGCAAATTACCTGCAACAGGCGGCGGATTTCAAACTTCAGGCGGGTGATTTGCGGTACTATGCTGTTGTTATGGGTAACCTGGCCACTATATATCACGCGCAGGTGGAGCATGATAAGGCCATGATCATTTTGCGCAATGCCGAGCAACAGCTTTTTAAAGACTCCGGCGATGAGGTACCCTTTTACACGGCCGGATTGTACAACGCCATGGGCAGTATCCAGCAAGTGGGCTTAAGCCATCTCGATTCCGCCGCTTATTACTTTGAAAAAGCACTGCTTAGCGCTCAAATGCATGAGGACTTACCCAATGAAATTACCGCGCGTCACAACCTGGGTGAAGTGTACACCCATCTCGGTAAACTTCAGGAAGCACGCTCTTTGCTGGAGGGAGCCCTCGAAATGAGCGAGCAGGCTTCGCGCCCCTACATTACACTCAATATCTATCGCAGTTTGGCCTTTCTGCACGAAAAAATGGGTAACTATCAACGCGCCTATGATTACAAAAAGCAACAACTCGAACTTCGTGAAGAACTTTACGAAGACGAAACCCGAAACAAGGTAGAGCAGCTCGAAACGCAGTTCAGAACGGCGCTCAAAGACGAGCAAATTGAGCGGCAGCAATCCGAAATCCTTCAGCAGCAGCTGGAGGCTGAAAAATTCCGCAGCCGATGGATTAACCTGTTGCTCGGCCTGCTCGTATTGCTTCTTATCACGGCCATGATTGCGCTTTATTACTACCAGCGCAAACGCTCACGCGAACGTCTGGAAGAGGCCAAAGCGCGCATCTACCAACACATTGTACACGACATCCGAACGCCTCTGAGCTTGATTACCGGCCCGCTCAACAAAATCAGGCATCGGTTTAATGCCCCCGAGTTTGAGGAAGACTTCATCCTCATTGAACGCAATGCGCGGCGTTTGGTAAATCTGGTGAATGAACTGCTCGAAGTTTCAAGGCTCGATAGCGGCCGTTATCGCCTGGCCGTTCAGCAAGGCAACCCTGTTGAGTTTATCCGTGGACTGGCAGAGGCTTTTCGCGCCGAGGCAGAAGCCAATGGCGTTTCGTTGCAGGTGAATGCCCCGGAAGTGGAGGCGAATTACAGGTTTCCGGCCAACGCGCTTGAGCACATTACGGCCAATCTTGTCTCCAATGCCATAAAATTCACCCCATTGGGTGGTGAGGTGCGCGTTACGGTATCACTCAATCCCCAACATGATTTAATGATTGAAGTGAGTGACAACGGACCGGGAATAGCGGAAGAGTGGCACGAACGCATCTTTGAGCGTTTCAACAGAGGTGAAGCCGGTAAGGATGTACCCGGAACAGGAGTTGGCCTTTCGGTGGTGCGCGAACTCAGCAACCTGGTGGACGCTTCCGTAAAACTGAGCAGCGAGCCGGGCAAGGGCACCACCTTTACGGTGAGCCTGAATCTAGGCAAGCCTGTGTTGTTGCCGGAGCAGATGGAAGATGTTGAAGAATTACCGGATGAACGACCGCTTGTGTTGCTTGTGGAAGATGACCCTGATATGGCCACCTTTACAGCGGGCTTGTTGCGCGCTGAGTACCGTGTGCTGCACGTGTCCAATGGTGTTGAAGGGCTTGCAACGGCCCTGCGCGAAATGCCTGATGTCATCTTAACCGACGTGGTAATGCCGGGGATGGACGGCATAGAAATGCTGCGAAAACTGCGGGCCAACACCCTTTGTGAGCACATTCCGGTGATCGTTTTTTCAGCTAAAAGTTCGGTACAAAGCCGTGTGGAAGGTCTTGAAGCCGGAGCCATTACCTACCTCGCCAAGCCTTTTCACCCCGACGAATTAATGCTTCAGTGCCGGAACCTGTTTGCCTACCTCGAACAATTGAAAGCCCGATTTCAGGAGAGCACGGGCAATGAAGACATAACACTGGAGGAGCGCCTGAGCGCCGGAAATCCATACCTGAAAGAAGTTGTTGAGAAGTTACTGGCACGTTTGGACGACAGTGCTTTTGGTGTTCCTGAACTGTCGGATGCCATGCACTTGAGCCGAAGTCAGCTTCACCGCAAGATTAAGTCGCTTACAGGTCATTCAACCGGTCAGTTTATGCGGGTAGTACGACTCGAAAAGGCACATGAGCTACTAAAAACCACCCACCTCAATGTAACGGAGGTAGCTTATGCTTGTGGCTTTGGCGGCCAGAGCCAGTTCACGCGGTCTTTTACCCAGCACTTCGGGTTTGCCCCAAGTAAACTGAGCTGA